A window of the Plasmodium vivax chromosome 12, whole genome shotgun sequence genome harbors these coding sequences:
- a CDS encoding hypothetical protein, conserved (encoded by transcript PVX_117130A): MEWQSVGIVYIQTYNHFFHYCHFCSVGNNLLSMLSYNNEEYVLRLHRSSVYFVRAELAKQAEAIINKNSLISLGICLGKFTKANNFFIKITSLSFLNEFCIHKIWLKESGEKNFLFGNNVLKSHLLKVSDNIKKGDGIIVLSMNDSPIGFGISIRNTQDIKILNVTDIVLIHQGDVGEYLRSEATI, encoded by the exons ATGGAATGGCAAAGCGTAGGTATAGTGTACATACAAACATAtaaccattttttccattattgccatttttgcagcGTCGGAAATAACCTGTTGAGCATGCTGTCCTACAACAACGAGGAGTACGTGTTAAGGTTGCACAGGTCAAGCGTCTACTTCGTTCG AGCTGAACTGGCCAAGCAAGCGGAGgcaataataaataaaaattcacTG ATATCCCTCGGAATATGCCTCGGGAAATTCACCAAAGCAAATAactttttcataaaaattacgtCCCTGTCATTTTTAAACGAATTTTGCATTCACAAAATTTGGCTGAAGGAATCTGGGGAGAAGAACTTTCTGTTTGGCAATAACGTATTGAAG AGTCACCTGCTAAAAGTCAGcgacaatataaaaaagggagacgGAATTATCGTCCTTTCGATGAACGACAGCCCCATAGGCTTTGGCATATCCATAAGGAACACCCAGgacatcaaaattttaaatgttacCGACATTGTTCTCATTCACCAG GGGGACGTGGGTGAGTACTTAAGGAGCGAAGCAACCATATAA
- a CDS encoding hypothetical protein, conserved (encoded by transcript PVX_117135A), translating to MENYEKLFESMKLEDDNAYEIIKKCDEKKLKKILYKSIHDPNIMPSYSTFNLRGKRYNISNVSGESIKKIEKQKKVKELQISYEKKLLKKGEKNQMIPSLNEIKKVNPTLLTVKKKKKKFKDPLPDRNDVPLMNITADVDYIYDNAVEVIHSKPVPVKKKQGKILLSENPLTKEDYGKVSPYLIDIKNELKEKDNLKKQDIIDEEKVAADLEAKKALLLTQMKNKYNEINKEYLKISHVVDINSIRKLKKKENYEKQLNQLEKDIQKLEKQVY from the coding sequence aTGGAGAACTACGAAAAGCTATTCGAAAGCATGAAGCTGGAAGACGACAACGCgtatgaaataataaaaaaatgtgacgaaaaaaaattaaaaaaaattctgtacAAATCGATACATGACCCGAACATAATGCCAAGTTATTCGACCTTCAATTTGAGGGGAAAACGATACAACATATCCAACGTGTCTGGGGAGTCcatcaaaaaaatagagaagcaaaaaaaagtgaaagaatTACAAATCAGctatgaaaaaaaactcctaaaaaaaggagaaaaaaatcaaatgatACCTtcattaaatgaaataaaaaaagtcaaCCCAACTTTATtaacagtaaaaaaaaaaaaaaaaaaatttaaagaccCATTGCCAGACAGAAATGATGTACCCCTCATGAACATAACGGCCGACGTTGATTACATATACGACAATGCTGTGGAGGTTATTCATTCCAAACCAGTgccagtaaaaaaaaaacagggaaAAATCCTGTTGAGTGAAAACCCATTGACAAAGGAGGATTATGGGAAAGTCAGTCCATACCTCAttgacataaaaaatgaattaaaagaaaaagataatttgaaaaagcaAGACATTATTGATGAAGAGAAGGTGGCCGCAGATTTGGAAGCCAAAAAGGCACTCCTGCTAacgcaaatgaaaaataaatacaacgAAATTAATAAGGAGTACCTGAAGATATCCCACGTGGTGGACATCAACTCCATtcgaaaattaaaaaaaaaagaaaattatgaaaaacaGCTAAACCAGCTGGAAAAGGATATacaaaaattggaaaagcaGGTCTACTGA
- a CDS encoding hypothetical protein (encoded by transcript PVX_117140A), with the protein MLKAIVPLLLLLALAFTQTVRLQRTSDVPLINYQMIPSQRWKVSAKELVKLKEKLKIFVAAEIQKEGSILLRKYYKEFYPSDEQADEAESGESPPEKETEDAPPSEKADMGDQDEASDSFDVNGPVQLI; encoded by the exons ATGCTGAAAGCAATCGtgccgctgctcctcctgttGGCGCTCGCCTTCACCCAAACGGTTAGACTCCAAAGAACGAGCGATGTCCCCCTGATCAATTACCAAATGATCCCTTCGCAAAG ATGGAAGGTGTCCGCAAAGGAGTTGGTGAagttgaaggaaaaattgaagattTTTGTGGCGGCAG AAATTCAGAAAGAGGGATCCATTCTGCTTCGAAAATACTACAAGGAATTTTACCCATCAG ATGAACAAGCG GATGAAGCCGAGTCTGGGGAATCTCCCCCGGAAAAGGAAACTGAGGACGCGCCTCCCTCTGAAAAGGCAGATATGG GCGACCAGGACGAGGCGAGTGATTCCTTCGATGTAAACGGCCCTGtacaattaatttaa